A section of the Humulus lupulus chromosome 2, drHumLupu1.1, whole genome shotgun sequence genome encodes:
- the LOC133818494 gene encoding mannose-6-phosphate isomerase 1, with protein sequence MEVLEYDTTTILTPNITTTIATPMKHHHRENVQWLRCSVQNYDWGQKGRDSHVAKLFGLNSDSPIDPDKPYAEFWMGTHESGSSFLVCNGEDSNGHLSFESESESLKSWISKNPNVLGEKVVQKWGSDLPFLFKVLSVGKALSIQAHPDKELAKALHKLLPSLYKDDNHKPEMALAITQFEALCGFISIQELKSVLQNVPEIVEVVGISDAKRILEISDQDGEEKVKSSLRSTFTKLMSASKDMIVKVTSKMINRLHSESQVRQLTDKERLVLELEKQYPSDVGVITAFFFNYVKLNPGEALYLGANEPHAYLFGECIECMATSDNVVRAGLTPKHMDVNTLCSMLTYKQDFPEILQGIPINPHVRRYLPPFDEFEVDYCNLPEQESTVFPAVPGPSILLVTLGEGIMYSNSPRGDVIIEGDVLFIPANTELNITSASGLQLYRAGVNSGFFQPS encoded by the exons ATGGAGGTTCTGGAATACGATACTACAACCATCCTAACTCCCAatattactactactattgctactccAATGAAGCACCATCACCGTGAGAACGTTCAATGGCTCCGGTGTTCCGTACAGAACTACGATTGGGGTCAAAAGGGTCGCGACTCTCATGTCGCCAAGCTCTTTGGTCTCAATTCCGACTCCCCAATCGACCCAGATAAGCCTTACGCTGAGTTCTGGATGGGCACCCACGAGTCTGGGTCGTCGTTTCTGGTTTGCAATGGGGAAGATAGCAATGGGCATCTGTCGTTTGAGTCGGAGAGTGAAAGCCTCAAGTCCTGGATTTCGAAGAACCCTAATGTGCTTGGAGAGAAAGTGGTCCAGAAATGGGGTAGTGACCTCCCTTTTTTGTTTAAG gTACTTTCAGTTGGCAAAGCATTGTCAATACAGGCTCACCCTGATAAGGAACTAGCCAAGGCTTTGCATAAGTTACTTCCAAGTCTTTATAAGGATGATAATCATAAACCTGAGATGGCTCTCGCTATAACTCAATTTGAGGCTCTATGTGGGTTCATCAGTATCcag GAGCTCAAGTCTGTCCTTCAGAATGTTCCTGAGATTGTAGAAGTGGTTGGCATCTCAGATGCAAAAAGAATTTTGGAGATCAGTGATCAAGATGGGGAGGAGAAAGTAAAATCTTCTCTGCGTTCAACTTTTACGAAACTCATGTCAGCTAGCAAAGACATGATTGTAAAAGTAACGTCCAAAATGATAAACCGTCTACACTCAGAAAGTCAG GTTCGGCAGTTGACAGATAAGGAACGGCTGGTTTTGGAGCTAGAAAAGCAATATCCATCTGATGTTGGTGTGATAACAGCCTTCTTTTTTAATTATGTGAAACTTAATCCTGGTGAAGCTTTATATCTTGGAGCCAACGAACCCCATGCATATTTATTTGGTGAATGCATAGAATGCATGGCGACTTCAGACAATGTTGTGAGGGCTGGTCTAACTCCCAAGCACATGGATGTGAACACTCTTTGTTCCATGCTCACATATAAGCAG GACTTCCCTGAAATACTGCAAGGAATTCCTATAAATCCGCATGTTCGAAGGTATCTCCCGCCATTTGATGAATTCGAGGTTGATTACTGTAATCTTCCCGAGCAGGAATCAACCGTGTTTCCTGCGGTCCCGGGTCCTTCCATACTATTGGTGACCCTTGGTGAGGGAATTATGTATTCCAATTCTCCAAGAGGAGATGTAATTATTGAAGGGGATGTTCTATTTATACCTGCAAACACTGAGCTTAACATAACAAGTGCTTCTGGGTTGCAGCTATACAGAGCTGGAGTAAACAGCGGCTTCTTCCAACCCTCCTGA